In Paramormyrops kingsleyae isolate MSU_618 chromosome 5, PKINGS_0.4, whole genome shotgun sequence, one DNA window encodes the following:
- the unk gene encoding RING finger protein unkempt homolog isoform X5, with product METILCLCVRCPFLHRTAGDTERRYHLRYYKTGSCIHETDSKGHCSKNGPHCAFAHGSHDLRSPVYDISREVQMIEAQAGTGGTEGAAGEGQSGLAASTALIEKILAEEPSWQDNNYVLSHYKTELCKKPPRLCRQGYACPYYHNSKDRRRSPHKHKYRALPCPAVKHSDEWGDPSKCESAESCQYCHTRTEQQFHPEIYKSTKCNDMQQSGACPRGPFCAFAHLEHPSINEEIQQVFLNPSSPLPSGTMMDDTGQGSPGSPQGCIGIGGAPFAPSSGACVPEQGLRGRLLGEDSPGLDAPLTPWVGDGGYGRAPGFEREDQAKQKTISVEHRCRETTHIHSKQDLMVFLPVGSPLSMSSSVPSSLAATPPSPAPPGPSPGMNANALPFYPTSDTVESVVESALDDLDLNDFGMSALEKSLDSSTAAPIQGGSQLQSSAPVNIPGSFSSSAPFRSPSPSPPIRALTSPFLSAHLPQPGQSEGSFLGPSHSSLGLNGMSCSIWEHLPPSQGSPGTPPTLHPSGLCMEATRLKQEVEDANRVLKHWDHSWRQMAQSWAIMKADAEESRVLTSRLALEAEQAQRGEEEAQRQASLLEEALESLQNAENPHLSLHQLQLLHRLPLEAVCSLQAQLCTCLRTVEQAVFRKQRLCCAVCGELGSVTLPCQHGLLCEGCASSSECPACAEHQQALGLPS from the exons ATGGAGACGA TTCTCTGTTTGTGCGTCAGATGCCCTTTCTTGCACCGGACAGCTGGCGATACTGAGCGACGGTATCACCTCCGTTACTACAAAACAGGCTCCTGCATCCATGAGACTGACAGCAAGGGGCACTGCAGCAAAAACGGCCCCCACTGTGCCTTTGCCCACGGCTCCCACGACCTACGCAGTCCCGTCTACGACATCAG CAGGGAGGTGCAGATGATCGAGGCGCAGGCCGGCACTGGGGGCACGGAGGGAGCCGCTGGAGAGGGGCAGTCGGGACTGGCGGCCAGCACGGCCCTCATAGAGAAGATCCTGGCTGAGGAACCTAGCTGGCAAG ATAACAACTACGTGCTGTCGCATTACAAGACGGAGCTGTGCAAGAAGCCGCCTCGCCTCTGTCGCCAAGGTTACGCCTGTCCGTATTATCACAACAGCAAGGACCGTCGGCGCAGTCCGCACAAACATAAGTACAG AGCGCTGCCCTGCCCTGCTGTGAAGCACAGTGATGAGTGGGGTGACCCCAGCAAGTGTGAGAGCGCGGAGAGCTGTCAGTACTGCCACACTCGCACTGAGCAGCAGTTCCACCCAGAG ATATATAAGTCGACTAAGTGTAATGACATGCAGCAGTCTGGCGCCTGCCCTAGAGGCCCCTTCTGTGCCTTTGCGCACTTGGAGC ATCCTAGCATTAATGAGGAAATCCAGCAGGTGTTCCTAAACCCCAGTTCCCCGCTGCCGTCAGGGACCATGATGGATGACACAGGCCAGGGGAGCCCCGGGAGCCCCCAAGGCTGCATTGGTATTGGTGGCGCCCCTTTTGCCCCCTCTAGTGGTGCATGTGTACCAGAGCAAGGCCTCCGAGGAAGGCTGCTTGGTGAGGACTCACCCGGCCTAGATGCCCCTCTGACTCCTTGGGTGGGAGACGGGGGATACGGACGGGCACCAGGCTTTGAGCGAGAGGACCAG GCGAAACAGAAAACTATCTCCGTGGAGCATCGCTGCAGAGAGACGACGCACATTCACAGTAAGCAG GACCTGATGGTCTTCCTCCCAGTGGGCAGTCCTCTCAGCATGTCGTCCAGTGTGCCCTCCAGTCTGGCTGCCACGCCCCCAAGCCCCGCCCCTCCTGGCCCATCTCCTGGCATGAATGCCAATGCCCTACCCTTTTACCCCACCAGTGACACCGTGGAGTCTGTTGTTG AGTCAGCTCTGGATGATCTTGACCTGAACGACTTTGGCATGTCGGCCCTGGAGAAGAGCCTTGACAGCAGTACTGCagcccccatccagg GAGGAAGCCAGCTACAGAGCTCTGCACCGGTCAACATTCCTGGCTCTTTCAGTAGCTCCGCCCCATTCCGCTCACCCTCACCCTCACCACCAATCAGAGCACTAACATCCCCCTTCCTTTCTGCTCACTTGCCACAACCTGGCCAATCAGAAGGCAGCTTTCTGGGTCCATCACACAGCTCTCTTG GGCTAAATGGGATGAGTTGCAGTATCTGGGAGCACCTCCCTCCATCACAGGGCTCCCCCGGCACACCCCCGACCCTGCATCCTTCTGGCCTGTGTATGGAGGCGACACGACTGAAACAGGAAGTGGAGGATGCAAACCGGGTGCTGAAACACTGGGACCACAGCTGGAGGCAGATGGCCCAG TCCTGGGCGATCATGAAGGCAGATGCTGAGGAGTCCCGGGTTCTGACGAGCCGGCTGGCCCTGGAGGCAGAGCAGGCGCAGCGAGGGGAAGAGGAGGCCCAGCGGCAGGCCAGTCTCTTGGAAGAGGCCCTGGAGAGTCTGCAGAATGCAGAAAACCCCCACCTGTCCCTGCATCAGCTGCAGTTGTTGCACCGTCTGCCCCTTGAGGCTGTGTGCAGTCTCCAGGCGCAACTGTGCACCTGCCTGCGTACTGTGGAACAG GCAGTATTCAGGAAACAGCGGCTGtgctgtgcagtgtgtggtgAGCTGGGCTCAGTCACGTTACCTTGCCAACATGGGCTGCTGTGCGAGGGCTGTGCCAGCTCTAGCGAGTGCCCGGCCTGTGCGGAACACCAGCAGGCGCTGGGTCTGCCTTCCTGA
- the unk gene encoding RING finger protein unkempt homolog isoform X6, with protein METSSCIHETDSKGHCSKNGPHCAFAHGSHDLRSPVYDISREVQMIEAQAGTGGTEGAAGEGQSGLAASTALIEKILAEEPSWQDNNYVLSHYKTELCKKPPRLCRQGYACPYYHNSKDRRRSPHKHKYRALPCPAVKHSDEWGDPSKCESAESCQYCHTRTEQQFHPEIYKSTKCNDMQQSGACPRGPFCAFAHLEHPSINEEIQQVFLNPSSPLPSGTMMDDTGQGSPGSPQGCIGIGGAPFAPSSGACVPEQGLRGRLLGEDSPGLDAPLTPWVGDGGYGRAPGFEREDQAKQKTISVEHRCRETTHIHSKQDLMVFLPVGSPLSMSSSVPSSLAATPPSPAPPGPSPGMNANALPFYPTSDTVESVVESALDDLDLNDFGMSALEKSLDSSTAAPIQGGSQLQSSAPVNIPGSFSSSAPFRSPSPSPPIRALTSPFLSAHLPQPGQSEGSFLGPSHSSLGLNGMSCSIWEHLPPSQGSPGTPPTLHPSGLCMEATRLKQEVEDANRVLKHWDHSWRQMAQSWAIMKADAEESRVLTSRLALEAEQAQRGEEEAQRQASLLEEALESLQNAENPHLSLHQLQLLHRLPLEAVCSLQAQLCTCLRTVEQAVFRKQRLCCAVCGELGSVTLPCQHGLLCEGCASSSECPACAEHQQALGLPS; from the exons ATGGAGACGA GCTCCTGCATCCATGAGACTGACAGCAAGGGGCACTGCAGCAAAAACGGCCCCCACTGTGCCTTTGCCCACGGCTCCCACGACCTACGCAGTCCCGTCTACGACATCAG CAGGGAGGTGCAGATGATCGAGGCGCAGGCCGGCACTGGGGGCACGGAGGGAGCCGCTGGAGAGGGGCAGTCGGGACTGGCGGCCAGCACGGCCCTCATAGAGAAGATCCTGGCTGAGGAACCTAGCTGGCAAG ATAACAACTACGTGCTGTCGCATTACAAGACGGAGCTGTGCAAGAAGCCGCCTCGCCTCTGTCGCCAAGGTTACGCCTGTCCGTATTATCACAACAGCAAGGACCGTCGGCGCAGTCCGCACAAACATAAGTACAG AGCGCTGCCCTGCCCTGCTGTGAAGCACAGTGATGAGTGGGGTGACCCCAGCAAGTGTGAGAGCGCGGAGAGCTGTCAGTACTGCCACACTCGCACTGAGCAGCAGTTCCACCCAGAG ATATATAAGTCGACTAAGTGTAATGACATGCAGCAGTCTGGCGCCTGCCCTAGAGGCCCCTTCTGTGCCTTTGCGCACTTGGAGC ATCCTAGCATTAATGAGGAAATCCAGCAGGTGTTCCTAAACCCCAGTTCCCCGCTGCCGTCAGGGACCATGATGGATGACACAGGCCAGGGGAGCCCCGGGAGCCCCCAAGGCTGCATTGGTATTGGTGGCGCCCCTTTTGCCCCCTCTAGTGGTGCATGTGTACCAGAGCAAGGCCTCCGAGGAAGGCTGCTTGGTGAGGACTCACCCGGCCTAGATGCCCCTCTGACTCCTTGGGTGGGAGACGGGGGATACGGACGGGCACCAGGCTTTGAGCGAGAGGACCAG GCGAAACAGAAAACTATCTCCGTGGAGCATCGCTGCAGAGAGACGACGCACATTCACAGTAAGCAG GACCTGATGGTCTTCCTCCCAGTGGGCAGTCCTCTCAGCATGTCGTCCAGTGTGCCCTCCAGTCTGGCTGCCACGCCCCCAAGCCCCGCCCCTCCTGGCCCATCTCCTGGCATGAATGCCAATGCCCTACCCTTTTACCCCACCAGTGACACCGTGGAGTCTGTTGTTG AGTCAGCTCTGGATGATCTTGACCTGAACGACTTTGGCATGTCGGCCCTGGAGAAGAGCCTTGACAGCAGTACTGCagcccccatccagg GAGGAAGCCAGCTACAGAGCTCTGCACCGGTCAACATTCCTGGCTCTTTCAGTAGCTCCGCCCCATTCCGCTCACCCTCACCCTCACCACCAATCAGAGCACTAACATCCCCCTTCCTTTCTGCTCACTTGCCACAACCTGGCCAATCAGAAGGCAGCTTTCTGGGTCCATCACACAGCTCTCTTG GGCTAAATGGGATGAGTTGCAGTATCTGGGAGCACCTCCCTCCATCACAGGGCTCCCCCGGCACACCCCCGACCCTGCATCCTTCTGGCCTGTGTATGGAGGCGACACGACTGAAACAGGAAGTGGAGGATGCAAACCGGGTGCTGAAACACTGGGACCACAGCTGGAGGCAGATGGCCCAG TCCTGGGCGATCATGAAGGCAGATGCTGAGGAGTCCCGGGTTCTGACGAGCCGGCTGGCCCTGGAGGCAGAGCAGGCGCAGCGAGGGGAAGAGGAGGCCCAGCGGCAGGCCAGTCTCTTGGAAGAGGCCCTGGAGAGTCTGCAGAATGCAGAAAACCCCCACCTGTCCCTGCATCAGCTGCAGTTGTTGCACCGTCTGCCCCTTGAGGCTGTGTGCAGTCTCCAGGCGCAACTGTGCACCTGCCTGCGTACTGTGGAACAG GCAGTATTCAGGAAACAGCGGCTGtgctgtgcagtgtgtggtgAGCTGGGCTCAGTCACGTTACCTTGCCAACATGGGCTGCTGTGCGAGGGCTGTGCCAGCTCTAGCGAGTGCCCGGCCTGTGCGGAACACCAGCAGGCGCTGGGTCTGCCTTCCTGA